A genomic region of Leptospira mtsangambouensis contains the following coding sequences:
- a CDS encoding SRPBCC family protein — MKINLSTMLILNLFILVFNGCHSLKVSDDSIDQNVFVINRTFKASSKLVFEAWVNPDRFTKWLGPKGASMYFIKADVKEGRTSLWSMTTADGKTKFGTLHYKIINSSDLIVYTQNFSDISGNLVKAPFSQAYPDKLLTTVHFSPDGSNSTKVSVRWEIFGNATDAERQTFQSLKPVMQIGWSDSFDKLDSILLEGK; from the coding sequence ATGAAAATAAATCTTTCAACTATGTTGATTCTTAATCTCTTTATTTTAGTTTTCAATGGATGCCATTCCCTAAAGGTTTCCGATGATTCGATAGATCAAAATGTTTTTGTTATCAATCGAACCTTTAAAGCAAGTTCGAAATTGGTTTTTGAAGCCTGGGTGAATCCGGATCGATTTACGAAATGGTTGGGGCCTAAAGGTGCTTCCATGTATTTTATTAAGGCCGATGTAAAAGAAGGTAGAACTTCTCTTTGGTCTATGACTACTGCCGATGGAAAAACGAAGTTCGGTACCCTACATTATAAAATCATCAATTCCAGTGATCTAATTGTATATACCCAAAATTTTTCGGACATATCAGGAAATTTAGTCAAAGCACCCTTTTCTCAAGCCTATCCTGACAAACTCCTAACTACCGTTCATTTTTCTCCTGATGGATCCAATAGTACGAAAGTTTCTGTTCGATGGGAAATTTTCGGAAATGCTACCGATGCAGAAAGACAAACCTTTCAAAGTTTGAAACCAGTAATGCAAATTGGTTGGTCTGATTCCTTCGACAAACTAGATTCTATCTTATTAGAAGGGAAATAA
- a CDS encoding GH3 family domain-containing protein has protein sequence MNTRNIISNIWKLSCFAPYQYFLKNQNNLSNVQKENLKKILNLAENTKFGKKHSIRSHWEIEEFQKRIPISEYNDYEEFLDSILEGEPDVLTQSKIKRMGLSSGSSGKNKFIPFTEKLSKEYSNAISIWIYGLFQKFPETKNGQFYFSVSPSGFPERKDKKITVGFDKDGDYLKPLERLFAKSLLIVPEWLSQIPDTNYVMYVTCLRLLAAKNISFISIWHPSFFISILERIKKDKNKLIEDLEKGTISEPLKTNWEKRISSLTIKDPKRGNELKKFLLSDPPWENIWPSLKRISLWTDSFAESSSLQLKKILPHISYESKSVFATEGAITVPFYTDSQTPKNLLAYTSHFFEFMDSKGSIHLPEELQVGMEYEVVMTTGGGFYRYRLGDRFQVISHMGQVPELRFLGRKDDISDLVGEKLNEHFLQNEMKKIFSDFSFLEGHCFLRGNLTEKVAFYELVTLIPINTSDIDILTPLLESILNKNPHYAYARRLGQLNPVKITEDLNTQSKIGRVSTNKQKFLRTPKRI, from the coding sequence ATGAACACCCGTAATATTATTTCGAATATTTGGAAACTAAGTTGTTTCGCTCCTTACCAATATTTTCTCAAAAACCAAAACAATCTTTCAAATGTACAAAAAGAAAATTTGAAAAAAATTTTAAACTTAGCAGAAAATACAAAATTTGGGAAAAAACACTCTATTCGCTCCCATTGGGAGATTGAAGAATTTCAAAAAAGAATTCCAATTTCCGAATACAATGATTATGAAGAATTTTTAGACTCTATTTTAGAGGGAGAGCCAGATGTATTAACTCAGTCAAAAATAAAAAGAATGGGTTTAAGTAGCGGCAGTTCGGGAAAAAACAAATTCATTCCTTTTACTGAAAAATTGTCAAAGGAATATTCAAATGCAATTAGTATTTGGATTTATGGATTATTTCAAAAATTTCCGGAAACCAAAAATGGCCAATTTTATTTTTCGGTTTCTCCATCTGGTTTTCCAGAAAGGAAAGATAAAAAAATAACTGTCGGCTTTGATAAGGATGGAGATTATTTAAAACCCTTAGAACGTCTTTTTGCAAAATCATTACTCATTGTTCCGGAATGGTTGAGCCAGATTCCTGATACAAACTACGTTATGTATGTAACCTGTTTAAGATTATTAGCGGCAAAAAATATTTCTTTTATTTCTATTTGGCACCCCAGTTTTTTCATCTCCATACTCGAAAGAATAAAGAAAGATAAAAATAAATTGATAGAAGACTTGGAGAAAGGAACCATATCTGAGCCACTGAAAACAAATTGGGAAAAAAGAATTTCTTCCTTAACAATCAAGGATCCAAAACGAGGAAACGAACTAAAAAAATTCCTCTTATCTGATCCTCCTTGGGAGAATATTTGGCCGAGTCTAAAGAGAATTAGTTTATGGACCGATTCATTTGCCGAGTCATCATCCTTACAATTGAAAAAAATTCTTCCTCACATTAGTTATGAATCTAAATCTGTATTTGCTACGGAAGGAGCTATCACTGTTCCATTTTACACCGACTCTCAAACCCCTAAAAATTTATTAGCATATACTTCGCATTTTTTTGAATTTATGGATTCTAAAGGAAGCATTCATTTACCAGAGGAACTTCAGGTGGGAATGGAATACGAAGTGGTGATGACTACGGGAGGTGGTTTCTACCGTTATCGTTTAGGTGATCGATTTCAAGTCATATCTCATATGGGTCAAGTTCCGGAATTACGTTTCCTTGGAAGAAAAGATGATATCTCCGATTTAGTTGGAGAAAAATTAAATGAACATTTCCTCCAAAACGAAATGAAAAAAATATTTTCTGACTTTAGTTTTTTAGAAGGTCATTGTTTTTTGCGGGGGAACCTTACGGAAAAAGTAGCTTTTTATGAGCTGGTGACACTCATACCAATAAACACTTCTGACATCGATATTTTAACCCCATTACTAGAATCTATTCTCAACAAAAATCCTCACTACGCATATGCACGTCGTCTTGGACAATTAAACCCAGTGAAAATCACCGAAGATCTAAACACTCAAAGTAAGATAGGAAGAGTTTCAACGAACAAACAAAAATTTCTAAGAACCCCAAAACGTATTTAA
- a CDS encoding B12-binding domain-containing radical SAM protein, which yields MRLTIIHPCIGRIPGKKYIKGWQMESLPAAHLAGLTPKHIDIKFYDDRMEKIPFDEPTDLVAISIETYTAKRAYQIATEYRRRNIPVVMGGFHATLVPEEVSEYAEAVVVGEAEAIWKNLISDFESGQLKRFYKSEKRPDITKIIPDRSILKGKRYLPIGLVEAARGCTFKCDFCVIQTYFDSTQNRKEIETILDEIKSISDKRKLIFFVDDNIVSHPKQAKEFYRALIPLKIRWVSQAAITMTHDDEMLQLLKESGCQGVLIGFESLNKDNLLKMNKSFNVTKGGIEAAVSKMNAFGIRLYATFIFGYENDTMDSFQEAVSFCIKHKIFMAAFNHLTPFPGTPLYKRLEEEGKLIYPKWWLADEYKYGQVPFRTELNPETIQLECVKARKSFYSYTSIWKRMFSKTNSGSFFMLQAYLFINLLLRKEAALRDLYPLGDLTFKGELLKVKDTALAFSKNS from the coding sequence TTGAGATTAACCATCATACATCCTTGTATTGGGCGAATTCCGGGGAAAAAATACATCAAAGGCTGGCAGATGGAGTCATTACCTGCCGCCCATTTGGCAGGTTTAACTCCCAAACACATAGATATCAAATTTTATGATGATCGAATGGAAAAAATACCCTTCGATGAACCAACTGATCTAGTCGCAATTAGCATTGAAACATACACGGCAAAACGAGCCTACCAAATCGCGACAGAATACAGAAGAAGAAATATCCCTGTGGTTATGGGTGGTTTTCATGCAACCTTAGTTCCAGAGGAAGTGTCAGAATATGCGGAAGCTGTAGTAGTTGGTGAAGCCGAAGCTATATGGAAAAACTTAATTTCTGATTTTGAATCTGGCCAACTCAAACGATTCTACAAATCAGAAAAACGTCCCGATATAACAAAAATAATACCCGACCGGTCAATCTTAAAAGGAAAACGATATTTGCCTATAGGTTTAGTGGAAGCTGCGCGAGGTTGCACGTTTAAATGCGACTTTTGCGTGATTCAAACCTATTTTGATTCTACACAAAATAGAAAAGAAATAGAAACCATTTTAGATGAAATCAAAAGTATTTCCGATAAACGTAAGTTAATTTTTTTCGTAGACGATAATATTGTCTCTCATCCCAAACAAGCTAAGGAATTTTACAGAGCCCTCATACCATTAAAAATTCGATGGGTTAGTCAAGCCGCCATTACAATGACACATGATGATGAAATGCTCCAACTTCTTAAAGAGAGCGGTTGCCAAGGTGTTCTAATCGGTTTTGAATCTTTAAACAAAGATAATCTATTAAAAATGAACAAATCATTTAACGTAACTAAAGGAGGGATCGAAGCAGCTGTTTCTAAAATGAATGCATTCGGAATTAGACTTTATGCTACTTTTATTTTTGGTTATGAAAACGATACAATGGATTCTTTCCAAGAAGCAGTGTCATTTTGTATAAAACATAAAATTTTTATGGCGGCATTCAATCATTTGACTCCATTTCCTGGTACTCCTTTATACAAAAGACTGGAAGAAGAGGGTAAACTCATTTATCCCAAATGGTGGTTAGCAGACGAATACAAATACGGACAAGTTCCCTTTCGTACGGAACTAAATCCGGAAACCATCCAATTAGAATGTGTAAAAGCCAGAAAATCTTTTTATTCCTACACATCAATTTGGAAACGGATGTTTTCTAAAACCAATTCTGGTAGTTTTTTTATGTTACAAGCTTATTTATTTATCAACTTACTATTGAGAAAAGAAGCCGCACTCAGAGACTTATATCCACTCGGCGACCTCACCTTTAAGGGTGAGCTCTTAAAAGTAAAGGATACCGCACTTGCATTCAGTAAAAATTCATAG
- a CDS encoding B12-binding domain-containing radical SAM protein, which yields MSQTLKIALISPKGPLYRHKTGIFRKDLRAAPLTLTTLAALVPKSMGAEVKIYDEGIEDLPLNIEADLVGMTVITGSAPRSYELAAKFRQEGKTVILGGPHVTLLPEEAKRHADSIVTGYAEESWPELLRDFQNLKLKKHYTMSHSFSLEKKENLPFPRRDLLDQKSYKTLNTFEATRGCIHSCEFCVVPVAWGRKPYQKPIEHIIEDIKQRKTKQVLFYDLNLIADKDYAKELFRALIPLKIYWVGLSTTLIGRDEELFDLLIRSGCKGLLIGFESISKATLKTTKKTFNNPDGYSDLIRKLRNAGIIINGTFVFGNDDDSIETFNAVRDFVIENQIGLPRFSILTPFPGTALFNRLENDNRILSKDWSRYDGQHVVFQPKKMSPEELQLGHERVWKEVYSFKGIGKRVLGNFTSIFPIVLAANTAYRYYAHNLSRFYTCRGGLV from the coding sequence GTGTCCCAAACTTTAAAAATCGCCCTAATTTCACCGAAGGGTCCTCTCTACCGGCATAAAACCGGTATTTTTCGCAAAGACCTACGTGCGGCACCGCTTACCTTAACTACGCTAGCAGCTTTGGTTCCTAAGTCTATGGGAGCCGAGGTAAAAATATATGATGAGGGGATTGAAGACCTTCCTTTAAATATCGAAGCAGATTTGGTGGGTATGACTGTTATTACGGGAAGTGCACCTAGAAGTTATGAATTAGCCGCTAAATTTAGACAAGAAGGAAAAACAGTCATTTTAGGCGGGCCCCATGTCACGTTACTTCCTGAGGAAGCCAAAAGACATGCTGATTCGATTGTAACGGGTTATGCAGAAGAATCATGGCCAGAACTTTTGAGAGATTTTCAAAACTTAAAATTAAAAAAACATTACACAATGTCTCATTCCTTCTCTTTAGAAAAAAAAGAAAACCTACCTTTTCCAAGAAGAGATCTATTAGATCAAAAAAGTTATAAAACACTAAATACATTCGAAGCCACTAGAGGCTGCATTCACAGTTGTGAGTTTTGCGTAGTGCCTGTTGCATGGGGAAGAAAACCATACCAGAAACCCATTGAACATATAATAGAAGATATCAAACAAAGGAAAACAAAACAGGTATTATTCTATGATTTAAATTTAATTGCAGATAAAGATTATGCAAAAGAATTATTCAGAGCGTTAATCCCTTTAAAAATTTATTGGGTTGGATTATCAACAACTCTCATCGGTAGAGATGAAGAATTGTTTGATCTTTTGATTAGAAGTGGATGTAAGGGACTTCTCATTGGTTTTGAAAGTATTTCGAAAGCTACGTTAAAAACCACCAAAAAAACTTTTAACAATCCTGATGGTTATTCAGATCTGATTCGCAAGTTAAGGAATGCAGGGATCATTATCAATGGAACTTTTGTATTTGGAAATGACGATGATAGTATTGAAACTTTTAACGCAGTCCGAGATTTTGTCATCGAAAATCAAATTGGATTACCTAGATTCTCAATTTTAACTCCCTTTCCTGGCACCGCTTTATTCAACCGCTTAGAAAACGATAACCGTATTTTAAGTAAAGACTGGAGTAGGTATGATGGCCAACATGTAGTGTTTCAACCAAAAAAAATGAGTCCTGAAGAATTACAGTTAGGTCATGAAAGAGTTTGGAAGGAAGTTTATTCTTTTAAAGGAATTGGAAAAAGAGTTTTAGGAAATTTTACTAGTATTTTTCCCATTGTCCTTGCAGCTAATACAGCTTACAGATATTATGCGCACAACCTCTCCCGTTTTTATACTTGTCGTGGAGGGTTAGTTTGA
- a CDS encoding YybH family protein — protein sequence MKSLRILLLFPIIFAISSQLFAEDPVHSELRKFKTDLESAMKEKDIAKIIPFIHPNAVVTFANAEAVRGPEGVANYLKRMLAGPNKVVSKFGTNINVDELTILYGGGTVGISFGGSDDYFELTEGISFHSKSRWTATLVKEKGKWLIASAHVSMNLFDNPLLTAAKNSLYWIACITFLIGLGLGIGSGKFFFKKG from the coding sequence ATGAAATCTCTCAGAATTCTCCTTCTTTTTCCAATCATTTTCGCAATCTCCTCACAATTATTTGCAGAAGATCCCGTACATAGCGAATTGAGAAAATTTAAAACTGATTTAGAATCGGCAATGAAAGAAAAAGATATTGCCAAAATTATACCCTTCATCCACCCAAATGCCGTAGTGACTTTCGCTAATGCGGAGGCCGTCCGAGGACCTGAGGGTGTCGCAAATTATTTAAAAAGAATGTTAGCTGGTCCAAACAAAGTGGTCAGTAAGTTCGGGACAAATATTAACGTTGATGAACTTACCATTTTATACGGAGGGGGAACCGTCGGAATTTCCTTTGGCGGATCAGATGATTATTTTGAGCTAACAGAAGGGATTTCCTTCCATTCCAAAAGCAGATGGACTGCCACTTTGGTGAAAGAAAAGGGAAAATGGCTAATTGCCTCGGCTCATGTTTCCATGAATTTATTTGATAACCCTCTCCTAACGGCTGCTAAAAATAGTTTGTATTGGATTGCTTGTATTACCTTTCTCATTGGATTAGGTTTAGGGATTGGTTCTGGGAAATTCTTTTTCAAAAAAGGATAA
- a CDS encoding fatty acid desaturase family protein, with protein MYFVTFFYIKDSSFSPQTIVCLVALSFLLLTNYALLHEAAHGNFHKNPRLNYLGGILSGFLFPISFTLVQVTHSKHHAYNRTIYESFDLISKSDHRMVKYFQWYSILLGFFWPSAVLGNLLVAFFPNARNWKIFQNRLSTKVMLEDLQPSDIPKIRWETAGILILWSLIFYIGLMEPMAIFILYFLFGINWSTRQYITHAYTERKVIEGAFNLKTSRWHELLLLNGNWDREHHEYPEFPWIFLSKLGKKRKADRSYLKQYLKMWLGPISTDEAPPLPLPVHRNF; from the coding sequence TTGTATTTTGTTACATTCTTTTACATTAAAGATTCCTCATTTAGTCCCCAAACTATCGTTTGTTTGGTAGCACTTTCGTTTCTTCTTTTGACAAATTATGCTCTCCTACATGAAGCAGCACATGGAAACTTCCACAAAAATCCTCGACTCAACTATTTAGGCGGGATACTTTCTGGATTTTTGTTTCCGATTTCCTTTACCTTGGTGCAAGTGACTCATTCCAAACATCATGCATACAATCGAACCATTTATGAATCCTTTGATTTAATCTCAAAGAGCGATCATCGAATGGTTAAATATTTTCAATGGTATTCGATTCTACTTGGTTTTTTTTGGCCGAGTGCAGTGCTTGGGAATCTGTTAGTTGCTTTTTTTCCTAATGCTCGTAATTGGAAAATTTTTCAAAATCGATTGAGCACGAAAGTTATGTTAGAAGACCTTCAACCTTCGGATATTCCAAAAATTCGATGGGAAACAGCAGGAATTTTGATTCTTTGGAGTTTAATTTTTTACATTGGGCTTATGGAACCAATGGCAATTTTTATACTTTATTTTTTATTTGGGATTAACTGGTCAACTCGTCAATACATCACTCATGCATATACCGAAAGAAAAGTAATTGAAGGGGCTTTTAATTTAAAAACATCTAGATGGCACGAATTACTTTTGTTAAATGGGAATTGGGATAGGGAACACCACGAATATCCAGAGTTCCCTTGGATTTTTTTATCAAAACTGGGAAAAAAAAGGAAAGCGGATCGATCTTATTTAAAACAATATTTGAAAATGTGGTTAGGACCTATCTCTACCGATGAGGCCCCTCCTCTTCCCTTGCCAGTACATCGTAATTTTTAA
- a CDS encoding phosphatase PAP2 family protein: protein MKIPNKKEITYYFTHFFWLSLLFVASYGYTNHFASQRTDHFELYMDIEKRIPFLPGWILVYFSINGFFVLPLFYLNKGEMRLLSQCFVWITIFASICFLVFPMRLGYTKPGSITTFPLIYKLFYTIEKPHNLFPSLHIAYSSLILRFVIKKTNHTEKLIFLFWFIFLVFSVLFTHQHHISDIFGGMMLTYLVLKITMYWQGKRRGLIGRDRS from the coding sequence ATGAAAATTCCAAACAAAAAAGAAATAACTTATTATTTTACTCATTTCTTTTGGCTTTCTCTTCTGTTTGTTGCATCCTATGGATATACAAATCATTTTGCGTCACAGAGAACCGACCATTTCGAATTATACATGGATATAGAGAAGAGAATTCCTTTTTTACCTGGCTGGATTTTAGTTTACTTTTCCATCAATGGATTCTTTGTTCTACCTTTGTTTTATTTAAACAAAGGAGAAATGCGATTGTTATCTCAATGTTTTGTTTGGATCACGATCTTTGCTTCAATTTGTTTTTTGGTTTTTCCAATGCGGCTTGGCTATACAAAACCCGGATCCATCACCACTTTTCCGTTAATCTACAAACTTTTTTATACTATTGAAAAACCTCATAATCTATTTCCATCTTTACATATTGCATATTCATCTCTCATCCTTCGATTTGTTATTAAAAAAACGAATCACACTGAAAAACTAATATTTCTATTTTGGTTTATCTTTTTAGTATTTTCCGTTCTTTTTACGCACCAACATCACATTTCTGACATTTTTGGTGGAATGATGCTTACTTATCTTGTTTTAAAAATTACGATGTACTGGCAAGGGAAGAGGAGGGGCCTCATCGGTAGAGATAGGTCCTAA